The region CTATTATCTACTGCTACTACATACATCTCATCATTCAAATCATAGCTATAAATGGTATTAAATGGGTTCGAAATATCCAATCTATTTTCTTCGTCAAGAATTATATCATTCCAAAAATATGGGATGGTATTTTCAAAAGCTCCACCAAATACTGCTAATGGCTTTAAAAGAACCTTCTCATGCCTAATATCTCTTGTCAATTTTGTCACTACATCTAATATATCTTTTAAAACTTCTTCCCTTATTTCTTTACTGAAATATTCTCTTTCATCTGGAAGCAAATACTTACCATCCTTTACTTCTAACACTCCAAGACGATCCAATTCAATAGTTATAGTCCATGTATAGTATCCTCCAAATATCTCTTCATTAGCTAAAGCTTGAGTCTTAGGGATATCTGCTTCTTCACTCTTTTCATCCTTATCAAAATATTTTCTATCTAAATCTCTATCTAAGAACCCTCTGTTTGTAATTAATTGAACATCATTTCTGTATGGATGTACCGATTTAAAAGGTATTATCCTCAAAGGTGAAGTCTTGCTCAACTGCTTACTAGGAACTAGATATCCAAAGACATCAGCTTCTAATCCCTTTTCATTTGCAGATTCATAAGATTCTAAGGTTGGATATACATTCTTAACTTTTTTCTTGCTGTCTTTATTCAACACTATATCACTCAATACCCAACTATTATTTTTATGAAGCTGTTTTCTCATTTCATAAGTAATAGTTGATACCCCTGTTTTAGCGTATACTTCATTACCAT is a window of Anaerosalibacter sp. Marseille-P3206 DNA encoding:
- the cas7i gene encoding type I-B CRISPR-associated protein Cas7/Cst2/DevR, translated to MDKRVSCVTLTILTESPVPLSYDQGAGNYNEIKKYHYGNEVYAKTGVSTITYEMRKQLHKNNSWVLSDIVLNKDSKKKVKNVYPTLESYESANEKGLEADVFGYLVPSKQLSKTSPLRIIPFKSVHPYRNDVQLITNRGFLDRDLDRKYFDKDEKSEEADIPKTQALANEEIFGGYYTWTITIELDRLGVLEVKDGKYLLPDEREYFSKEIREEVLKDILDVVTKLTRDIRHEKVLLKPLAVFGGAFENTIPYFWNDIILDEENRLDISNPFNTIYSYDLNDEMYVVAVDNRLKLNEDDLNKKLTSIFPVKEIKKLGEILYVGEDNCWYVSEERASKNED